The following are encoded in a window of Cryobacterium sp. CG_9.6 genomic DNA:
- a CDS encoding YhgE/Pip family protein, with protein sequence MSSQFERLFTRTPGQRRWVVRGLVAALIVVPLAVAGVFTAALTSADQRLDTIPAIVVNNDEFVTLTLPDGTDQPVLAGRQLVTQLTNKDSGMAGFDWSISNSSDAQKALTSGGAYAVLTIPKEFSASVTSLATDAPTQATLDIRTDDAHSYLAGSVSQSVGDAMTGAFGREVTSQYLTGLYSNLATLGEALQSAADGAAQVSTGVTGVATGLDSLAAGTDAAATGAASAATGATAFSSGVNAYTGGVDSLSSGLGTLSSGAAGLSQISGGWSSYTGGVAQTASGFASLKAAILANPSNDVYAGALTQFQAGLDTLSTQGTALSGQTTSALSGVQSGIGQSATGAAALSGGSAELRSGASGIATGISGLSTGVAELASGSSAAATGARALETGASDLASGLADGATGAATFINLDATATAAVVSEPIAVTTDRDNPVAGVGSVIGTLFVPVSLWIGALAIFLLLQPLTRAALASTATTGRIVRRGLARASAIALAQAVLVTVLLHTTLGVDWALAPVTLSFALLLAVTFVAVHHTLTVLFGRVGILVSLVLLVLQLASAGGLYPIQLVAAPFQVISPFLPLTWGVDGMQAIVASGGGASVVSAALVLVLFAIVSVLLSWWAVARKRGTRAWSHALLPA encoded by the coding sequence ATGAGTTCCCAGTTTGAACGACTCTTCACTCGTACCCCCGGCCAACGCCGGTGGGTGGTACGCGGCCTCGTGGCCGCGCTGATCGTGGTGCCGCTCGCCGTTGCCGGTGTCTTCACCGCCGCCCTCACGTCGGCAGATCAGCGACTCGACACCATTCCCGCCATCGTCGTGAACAACGACGAGTTCGTCACCCTCACCCTGCCCGACGGCACCGACCAGCCTGTTTTGGCTGGCCGCCAACTGGTGACGCAGCTCACCAACAAGGACTCGGGAATGGCCGGCTTCGACTGGAGCATTTCCAACTCGAGCGATGCCCAAAAGGCTCTCACCTCGGGCGGTGCATACGCGGTGCTCACCATCCCGAAGGAGTTCTCCGCGTCTGTCACCTCGCTCGCAACAGATGCCCCCACCCAGGCCACCCTCGACATTCGCACCGATGACGCCCACTCCTACCTCGCCGGCTCGGTTTCCCAGTCGGTGGGCGACGCCATGACCGGCGCCTTCGGCCGCGAAGTTACCTCGCAATACCTCACGGGCCTCTACAGCAACCTCGCCACCCTCGGTGAAGCACTGCAGAGTGCAGCGGATGGCGCGGCGCAGGTCTCCACAGGTGTCACGGGTGTCGCCACCGGGCTGGACTCCCTCGCCGCCGGAACCGATGCCGCGGCCACCGGAGCGGCATCGGCCGCAACCGGTGCGACCGCATTCTCGTCGGGTGTGAACGCCTACACCGGAGGTGTGGACTCGCTCAGCAGCGGGCTCGGTACTCTCAGCTCTGGAGCAGCCGGCCTCTCGCAGATCAGTGGCGGTTGGTCGAGCTACACCGGGGGAGTCGCCCAGACCGCCAGCGGGTTCGCGTCGCTGAAGGCCGCCATCCTGGCGAACCCGAGCAACGACGTGTACGCCGGAGCGCTCACGCAGTTTCAGGCCGGACTCGACACCCTCTCGACCCAGGGGACCGCACTCAGCGGCCAGACCACATCGGCTCTCTCGGGTGTGCAGTCCGGTATTGGTCAAAGCGCCACGGGTGCCGCCGCCCTCTCCGGTGGTTCCGCGGAGCTTCGCAGCGGAGCCTCCGGAATTGCCACAGGCATCTCCGGTCTGTCCACCGGTGTTGCGGAACTCGCCTCGGGAAGCAGCGCGGCCGCCACGGGTGCCCGCGCACTCGAGACCGGTGCCAGCGACCTCGCGAGCGGACTCGCCGACGGGGCCACCGGCGCCGCCACATTCATCAACCTTGACGCAACGGCCACCGCGGCTGTCGTCTCTGAGCCCATCGCCGTGACCACCGACCGGGACAACCCGGTAGCGGGCGTGGGATCGGTCATTGGCACCCTGTTTGTTCCGGTGAGCCTGTGGATCGGTGCGCTCGCCATCTTCCTCCTTCTTCAGCCCCTCACCCGTGCAGCGTTGGCCTCCACGGCAACCACCGGCAGAATTGTGCGACGTGGCCTCGCCCGTGCCTCGGCCATCGCGCTGGCTCAGGCCGTGCTCGTGACGGTGCTGCTGCACACCACCCTCGGAGTGGATTGGGCGCTGGCGCCCGTGACACTGTCCTTCGCGCTGCTGCTGGCCGTGACCTTCGTCGCCGTGCATCACACCCTCACCGTGCTCTTCGGTCGCGTCGGGATTCTCGTGTCGCTTGTGCTGCTCGTGCTGCAACTTGCGTCGGCTGGCGGACTGTATCCGATTCAACTCGTGGCCGCACCGTTCCAGGTGATCAGTCCGTTCCTGCCGCTCACCTGGGGCGTGGACGGAATGCAAGCCATCGTGGCCAGCGGTGGGGGAGCATCCGTTGTCTCGGCCGCCCTCGTACTGGTGCTGTTCGCGATTGTGAGCGTGCTGCTGAGCTGGTGGGCGGTGGCCAGAAAACGGGGGACCCGCGCCTGGTCGCACGCTCTGCTGCCGGCCTGA
- a CDS encoding TetR/AcrR family transcriptional regulator — MTPDLPLSPAPGIRTKTGDELRSIALQQFASVGFAATSLQHIADAAGFSKSTVLYHFASKEALLADLLTPAVDGLTQILERYVDAGQTAASRVQFIDDFIDFLLQYRLELHTFINQGQSLGGIDVVDRARELIVRLSDTLCREDASVEEHLRFAVALGGAAYSLVAGMTFLGKDLAPVDHLRPALRTVITELLAPVTSRHLPGKQ; from the coding sequence GTGACTCCAGACCTTCCACTTTCCCCGGCACCCGGTATCCGCACCAAAACAGGTGACGAACTGCGCAGCATCGCCCTTCAACAGTTTGCGTCGGTGGGCTTCGCCGCCACCTCGTTGCAACACATAGCCGATGCCGCCGGCTTCTCGAAGTCCACGGTGCTCTACCACTTTGCGTCGAAAGAGGCGCTCCTCGCCGATCTGCTCACACCGGCCGTGGATGGACTCACCCAGATCCTCGAACGCTATGTCGATGCCGGACAGACAGCCGCATCGCGGGTGCAGTTCATCGACGATTTCATTGACTTTCTGCTGCAGTATCGGCTGGAGCTGCACACCTTCATCAACCAGGGTCAATCCCTGGGCGGAATCGACGTCGTCGACCGAGCTCGAGAACTGATCGTGCGACTCTCCGATACCCTATGCCGCGAGGACGCGAGCGTTGAAGAACACCTGCGCTTCGCCGTAGCGCTCGGCGGCGCCGCCTACTCGCTCGTTGCCGGCATGACCTTTCTGGGCAAAGACCTCGCCCCCGTGGACCACCTGCGACCAGCCCTGCGCACCGTGATCACCGAACTCCTCGCCCCCGTCACTTCGCGCCACCTCCCCGGAAAGCAGTAA
- a CDS encoding MMPL family transporter, whose product MSTLLYRIGHFAFRRAWLVIGVWVVLLGAILGGGIALGGQTQESYAIPGTESQDSIDKLAAVFPEAAGAQVQVVYTVPDGASVNDAGYRTAIEDMATAMEDVSGVTTVITPYSEYASNAISTDEQTAFSQVQLSGPSTDVLPSTLTNLTDTATIGEKAGMQVAFGGQVFADNTFGITVTEIFGVLFAGVVLLITFGSLMAAGMPLLMALIGVGVAIGGIITISAFVPVSSTAPMLALMLGLAVGIDYSLFILSRHRTQMATGESPHESAATAVATAGSAVVFAGITVIIALLGLLVVGIPFLSVMGVGAAFAVLVSIAVAVTLLPALLGLAGARLAPKPGGRAHRRATTPDSGRPTLGRRWVGLVLKAPVVAVTLVVGVLGTLAIPALSLDLNLPDGASEPAGSTQLKAYQLIEQGFGPGYNGPLIVLVDITQTTDIFPSLDAIAAEIRTLPDVAFVGKGTPNPSVDTAIIQVMPGSAPDAPETKELVQAIRDLAPGITESLGTPITVTGATAVGIDISNRLSNALIPFALIVVGLSIILLTMVFRSIFVPIKAALGFLLSVSAAIGVTVAIFQWGWFADLIGVANPGPILSFLPILLMAVLFGLAMDYEVFLVSGMREEFVKTGNARQSVIYGFSHAGRVVTAAALIMFFVFFAFVPDGSGAIKGIAFALAIGVFLDAFLVRMTLVPAAMALAGKGAWWIPAWLARVLPNVDIEGEGLRRHLHDDAWAAQQPAAITADEAVFGVAETTIGPLSFAVPAGSILRLVAPTSARRVIASTLAGRLDPVSGRLQVAGFPLPTERGRALRSVALADVASTATGATLGDLITDRVLLAQPWYRAHTATVNTWIDRLNAVRAPAPAAAQGALAQGSLADGSLHETADWSRHTPSVVALTRDTSLASLSPSDRALALVVAALAENPAIVVLDLGDGLPQESQHDSPHGSQHGSPQHTLQSLLAQLVPNAVTLVIAATAFSPEALSWTAARGTSTLTLTSTPADDFASVDGKVLHS is encoded by the coding sequence ATGTCCACTTTGCTCTATCGCATTGGTCACTTCGCCTTTCGCCGTGCCTGGCTCGTCATCGGCGTCTGGGTCGTGCTTCTCGGCGCCATCCTGGGAGGGGGTATCGCCCTCGGCGGTCAAACCCAGGAGTCATATGCCATTCCCGGCACGGAGTCTCAGGACTCCATCGACAAACTGGCCGCCGTGTTCCCGGAAGCAGCCGGCGCGCAGGTTCAGGTGGTCTACACGGTGCCCGACGGCGCATCCGTAAACGACGCCGGCTACCGAACCGCCATCGAAGACATGGCCACAGCCATGGAGGACGTCTCCGGCGTCACCACCGTCATCACCCCGTACTCCGAATATGCTTCAAACGCCATATCCACCGACGAGCAAACCGCCTTCAGCCAGGTGCAGCTCAGCGGCCCCTCCACGGATGTTTTGCCCTCCACCCTCACCAACCTCACCGACACCGCCACCATCGGTGAAAAAGCCGGCATGCAGGTGGCCTTCGGGGGACAGGTCTTCGCGGACAACACGTTCGGCATCACGGTCACGGAAATCTTCGGCGTGCTCTTCGCGGGAGTGGTTCTCCTCATCACCTTCGGCTCGCTGATGGCGGCCGGTATGCCGCTACTCATGGCCCTGATTGGTGTGGGTGTTGCCATCGGCGGCATCATCACCATTTCGGCCTTCGTGCCGGTGTCGAGCACCGCACCCATGCTGGCCCTCATGCTGGGCCTCGCCGTGGGCATCGACTACTCCCTCTTCATTCTGTCGCGCCACCGCACCCAGATGGCCACCGGTGAGAGTCCGCACGAATCGGCAGCCACCGCCGTGGCCACGGCCGGAAGCGCCGTGGTCTTCGCCGGAATTACCGTCATCATCGCGCTTCTCGGACTGCTGGTGGTGGGCATCCCGTTCCTCAGCGTGATGGGCGTGGGCGCAGCCTTTGCCGTGCTGGTGTCGATTGCCGTCGCGGTCACCCTTTTGCCCGCCCTGCTCGGACTTGCCGGTGCGCGCCTGGCTCCGAAGCCCGGAGGGCGTGCTCATCGCCGCGCCACTACACCCGACTCCGGTCGACCCACACTCGGCCGACGCTGGGTGGGATTGGTACTCAAGGCACCCGTAGTTGCCGTGACTCTTGTTGTGGGTGTACTGGGGACCCTCGCTATCCCCGCACTGAGCCTTGATCTCAACCTGCCGGACGGCGCCTCTGAACCTGCTGGATCTACCCAGCTGAAGGCCTATCAGCTTATTGAGCAGGGCTTCGGCCCCGGCTACAACGGACCGCTCATCGTCCTGGTCGACATCACTCAGACCACCGACATCTTTCCGAGCCTCGACGCGATTGCCGCCGAAATTCGCACCCTGCCTGACGTTGCCTTCGTGGGCAAAGGAACCCCAAACCCTTCGGTGGATACCGCCATCATCCAGGTGATGCCGGGCAGTGCTCCCGATGCTCCCGAAACCAAGGAGCTCGTGCAAGCCATTCGAGACCTGGCACCGGGTATCACCGAGAGTCTTGGAACACCTATTACGGTCACCGGTGCCACCGCCGTGGGCATCGATATCTCCAACCGACTGAGCAATGCACTGATTCCCTTTGCACTCATCGTCGTGGGATTGTCGATCATTCTCCTCACCATGGTGTTCCGCTCGATCTTCGTGCCGATCAAGGCCGCACTCGGATTCCTGCTCTCGGTCTCCGCCGCCATCGGCGTCACCGTGGCGATCTTTCAGTGGGGCTGGTTCGCCGACCTCATTGGGGTGGCCAACCCCGGCCCGATTCTGAGCTTTCTCCCGATCCTGCTGATGGCCGTACTCTTTGGTCTGGCCATGGACTACGAGGTGTTCCTCGTCTCCGGCATGAGAGAGGAATTTGTGAAAACAGGCAACGCTCGTCAATCGGTGATCTACGGTTTCTCCCACGCCGGACGTGTGGTCACGGCCGCCGCCCTCATCATGTTCTTCGTGTTCTTTGCTTTCGTGCCCGACGGAAGCGGCGCCATCAAGGGAATTGCCTTTGCGCTCGCGATCGGTGTGTTCCTCGACGCCTTCCTCGTGCGCATGACGCTTGTCCCGGCAGCAATGGCCCTCGCTGGAAAGGGCGCCTGGTGGATCCCCGCCTGGCTGGCCCGCGTGCTCCCCAACGTGGACATTGAAGGCGAGGGACTTCGTCGTCACCTCCACGACGACGCCTGGGCGGCACAGCAACCTGCCGCCATCACGGCCGACGAGGCAGTCTTCGGCGTCGCCGAGACCACAATCGGCCCGTTGTCCTTTGCCGTTCCCGCCGGCTCGATTCTGCGACTGGTTGCACCCACATCCGCTCGCCGCGTGATCGCGTCGACGCTCGCTGGCCGGCTGGACCCGGTGAGCGGACGACTCCAGGTGGCCGGTTTTCCGCTCCCCACGGAACGCGGTCGCGCGCTGCGATCCGTGGCCCTCGCCGATGTGGCCTCGACCGCCACCGGAGCAACCCTCGGTGACCTCATCACGGATCGCGTGCTGCTCGCGCAGCCGTGGTATCGCGCCCACACCGCCACCGTGAACACGTGGATTGACCGGCTCAATGCGGTTCGGGCACCCGCTCCCGCGGCGGCCCAGGGTGCACTGGCCCAGGGTTCGTTGGCAGACGGTTCGCTGCACGAGACGGCGGACTGGAGCCGGCACACGCCCTCGGTCGTCGCACTTACTCGCGACACGTCCCTGGCGTCCCTCAGCCCGTCCGACCGGGCGCTTGCGCTTGTCGTGGCAGCCCTGGCCGAAAACCCGGCCATCGTCGTCCTCGATCTCGGTGACGGACTGCCGCAAGAATCCCAGCACGATTCCCCGCACGGTTCCCAGCACGGTTCCCCCCAGCACACCCTGCAGTCTCTGCTCGCTCAGCTGGTGCCGAACGCGGTCACCCTCGTGATCGCCGCCACGGCATTCAGCCCGGAGGCGCTCTCCTGGACCGCCGCACGCGGCACCAGCACTCTTACCCTCACGTCGACCCCGGCCGACGACTTTGCGTCCGTGGATGGAAAGGTCCTGCACTCATGA